The sequence below is a genomic window from Ignavibacteriales bacterium.
CCATTACCAGAAACATAGCCGAAATTTCTTCGATGAACCAGCCGAGTTCTATAACGCCAACAACAAGCATCACCAATGACAACACAAAAGTTAACAGTACAAGTTTATGTCTTAAGGTCAGTGAAGATGAATTATTATATAAAGATTCGAAGTGTTCACTCTTCCGTCTTTCTTCATCCTGAATAAATGTAGGACTGATTTTGGGATTCTTTGATAATCGTTTTACATAATACAGAAGAAATAAAATAGCAGCGGCAGTTGAGATTGCCCATGAAATAACCCTGTAACCGATCCCGGAAAACATCGGAACATCGGCAATACCCTGCGCTATACCCACATTGAATGGATTAAGAAATGCACTTGCGAATCCAACGTGTGCGCCTACAAGTGGAATCGCGACTCCAACAATTGAATCATAACCAAGCGCTAAACATATCGGAACGATTATCAATACAAATGGAATTATTTCTTCATTCATTCCAAATGTTGCACCGCCGAGTGAGAATAATAAAATCAACGTAGGTATAAAAAGTTTTCGAAGAAGATCGGATGATTGATGAGCTTTGGCAAGTTTATTAATCACAGCATTAATTGCATCAGTTTTGGCAAGTACATTAAACGCACCGCCGACAATTAAAATAAAACCGATTATATGTGCAGCTTCAATAAATCCTTTTAGCGGGGATGTAAATAGATCTACAACTCCCTGGGGTTCATTCTCAATATATTTGAAAGAATTCTGGACAACTACTTCTCTAGAATTGACGGTTGTTCTTTCATATTTACCGCCGGGAATAATCCAGGTCATTGCTGCAA
It includes:
- the yfcC gene encoding putative basic amino acid antiporter YfcC, with product MSETKKKFKFRVPNTYLLIFSLLVLIAAMTWIIPGGKYERTTVNSREVVVQNSFKYIENEPQGVVDLFTSPLKGFIEAAHIIGFILIVGGAFNVLAKTDAINAVINKLAKAHQSSDLLRKLFIPTLILLFSLGGATFGMNEEIIPFVLIIVPICLALGYDSIVGVAIPLVGAHVGFASAFLNPFNVGIAQGIADVPMFSGIGYRVISWAISTAAAILFLLYYVKRLSKNPKISPTFIQDEERRKSEHFESLYNNSSSLTLRHKLVLLTFVLSLVMLVVGVIELGWFIEEISAMFLVMGIIVGIIGSLKTDDLIKAFIEGARDLVGTALIVALARATLVISRDGQIIDTILYELSPYIQSSSPIFASQKMFIVQAIINFFVHSGSGQAALTMPIMAPLADLAGVSRQTAILAFQFGEYTNIIIPTSAVTMGALSMARVPWERWAKWVIPLQIILMLLGLLLLIPPNLMGWQ